A window of Alkalinema sp. FACHB-956 genomic DNA:
TTTCAGACAACGTTGCAAATCCGCCAAGGTTCCCTGTTCGACTACGCCTTGGGACAAACTGAACAAAAGTTGGTTGATTAATTCCGGGGGAGTGATGGCGGTTTCCAGCGAATACCAAGCATGGTGTGAAAACTGTGATTTAGTCTGGTGCCAGACACTTCGTGCCACAGTCGTTTTGCCCATTCCCGCACGACCATAGAGCCAAACCATACGGCATTGTCGATCGTTCAACCAATTTTGCAATTGTGCGATCGCCGGACGACGACCATAACAGACTGGCGCTGGGGCATCGGGTGTCGTACTCAAATCAGCAGCATCTTCCAATTCGACATCAAGCGCTTTGCACAGAGCCTGAAAGTTTTCGATTTGGACTTTTCGCCCTTGTAGAAACCGCCTGAGCGTCGCTACCGAAGGTGAAAAGCCTGCCACGTTCGATCTCCAGTAATTGTCCCAACCGATTGTCGGCGCTGGTTGAGTAGCTTCCATTGCCGCTTGCAGCCAGCGCTCATCATCGGCTGTCCAACCGCGTTTGAGGCGTGCTTGCTCAATAATAGTTTTACCGTGTTCAGAGAGACAGAGAGAGACCATACATTAGATTGGAATTTACCATCATCCGTACCTGCTTTCTGGTCGTTTGTCAAGGATCACTTTTAGCTCAGTTGGTTCAGCCTGTGACTGAGCTGAAGCTGAGACTAGCCAAACTCAAGCAAATTTTTCTAAACTGCATATGTCTCAATTGCTGAGGATGATTTATGACACAGGTTAAGATGAATCGAATCCAAATCTCATCGATCATGTATATCTTAGTCGGACTCGTAATTCTCGGCGTTGCTTACCTATTCAAACCTTCAATTATTGAAGATTTGAAAAAAAGTTCAAAACGTCGTCCAGGCTATCCAGATGAACGAGCTATTAGTCGAGAGTTCCATCAATTATGGCAAGAAGAAGTGGCTAAGTCCGCGGGCCAATCATAAATAGGAGACTGCATAATGACCTATTCAATTTCTGTTCAATTCATGCGCTCAATTATTCCAAGATTCATTACCGTTCAAAGTACGATCGCCCTTACGATCGCAACTTTGATATTGGGCTTAGAGCCATTAACGATCCTTTAACTTATAGACGTAGGATCAGTTCAGATAAGATTGGAAAGTACCCCCCAACATTGTCATCTAGGAGATAACCAATGAGCTTGCCAGCACGATCAATTACAGTAGTTTTTGCGACTGTAGCACTGAGTCTTGAAATGTTTGCCACAAGCGCAACTGCATCAAATCTTAATCTTCAACAACAGTCCTCAAGCAGTAATTCACCTTCTACAGTACTTCTCAGCCAAGAAAGACCAGTGCTATTGGCTCGAAATACAAAACGGAAACCGAAGAAATCTAAAACGAAGAAATCCAAATCCCGTCCAAATAATGTTGTCGTCTCACCCGAAGAAGCATCTCAGTACCGACAATTGGAAATCGATGGATGGGCAGCAGCTGAACAATGTATTCTTTATGGAGATGGTGCTGCATGTAATCGCCTATCGAATATCTATTCAACGCTACAGAATTTGTGTTCTCAAAAACCATCTCAAATTTGCTCCAATCATTACACAAATTTAAGTGGTCATGAAGCATATCTGAGAACGATAAAACCGATGCTAGAAGTGCATTGAAGAGAGTTATTTTCCTCCTACCTTATTACTTCTGATTTTCGCATGACCACTTGCGATGACCGCCTAGCTATAAAGTAGCACTTGGTTGGACATATAAACATGACTCATCTGATCTATGCGCAGTAGGTGAGCTATCGTTTCCTATATCATCCTTGCCACTCTGTACATGAAGAGGTCTTATGAATCAGTCTTTAAAGGATTGTTTGAAAAAGAACGATATACCAGGAAAGGTTATAGCGTTCATCATATATATCATGATGCTTTCACTTGTGTATCGCTTCGCTTTCGGTGAGGCTTGGCTATACCCTTTTATGGTTTATATAACGCTTGCAGCGATTTTCAGTATTAAACCACTCATCACATTAATACAACGCTTTTACTGTCCGATCTGCCATCAGAATTTTGCATTGGTCATACGTGATCCTGTAATCACATGGGATGGTTATATACGGAAGGTGCAGACGACCTACTGTTGCTCACATTGTTCTTACGAAAAAGTATATGAATTTTCTCAAATCGATGAGTATCGAAAGTTTCAGCTTGAAGAAGCCAAGCGAGATTTTGCCAAAGAGTTTGAGCATGAATTAAAAGATTTATCACTCATCGATCGCGCAAAAGCCCTTAGAGAAATCCGAAGACAGGCAAAAGATACTGAAGAAGCAAGATTCCGGGAAAAACAAAATGCCGAATATTTAGAATGGCGAGAAAAACAAGGATATTACTCAAACTATGATTAGTCCATGATAAAACTGCTTCAGCAGTAGCATAGATGGGACGCTCTGGTTAGTACTTCTCCTGAGTAATCCTAAACCCTTTATGTTTTGACGCAAAATCTGTTGAAAGTTTCAATTAGTTGGTAACAGCTGCTATGATTGTCAGTCTTTTTGTAGGAATTTCAATCGTTCTACTCATCACCTCCCGCTATTTCTTTAAGCGGCATCGAGATTGTGCAAAAGTCGCGATCGCAACACCAATATATTTGCATCCTTTTACCAAGGTTATATTAGAAGACACGGCAAGCAAGGAAACTCTCTCTGCCCAGAGTTCTTTATTTATATACCAGATATTCGCTTTTTTAGGAGTATGGGTATCTTTATCCTCGATAGCCATCATCTTAGCTGAAATTATATCCGCAAGGGTAGAATCTTTCTTGTTGATTGTCACTTTGCTTTTGCTGGCATTTATTCTCTATTCGGTTATCTATATATTTTCCAATGCTTCCAAACTAGAGCCACAGGTCAGAATCAAACGGAAAAGGCACTGCGCTTTTTGCAAAACACCTTTTATTAAGCAGGATATCCAAGCGATCGATTTTCTCCATGATACTGAGCTGGCAGAATATCATGCAGGTCTAATTCAATGCCGTGTGAATACTGAATTTTGTTTAGATTGCTCTTTCCCAATTAGTCGAGAAACATTAGATCTTAGTATCTCATCTTTCATCAAAGATGAGTCTACCATCTGTCCGAAATGCAAAAACCGTACTTTCATCGTCAGAAACATCAGCGAAATACTTACGACTGAACGTATTGGCGATGCGGGCTATAGAAATTTTATGCAGCAATGCAATTATTGCGGGTGCCAAGTAGAAAAGCAGCCTCGTATTACCCTGTTATCACTAGAGCCAACAATTAAATCTGCAATTTATGATCAATATACGACCCAGTATCAATCCTATTCTTCTAGCCTCATAGCAGCGATTCAAAGGATGATTCGGCTTGATCGAGCCGGGAAAAATCGTTTGTCAGAACCCTATCACATAATTGACAATGCTCGACTCCGAAAAAATCGCACTCCGAGCCTGAGAGAAATCAAATACTTGAGCACAGACGACTTAGAACGCGCGATCGAATTCATTCACAAATGTGTGGAAAGAAGAGAGGTAGAGGAACAGGCGATAGCAGATTCCGCACCTGATCCCTATTAAATGACAAAATAATCGAGACTTTTTGAGGTTGGTCAGCTATGGCTTTAAGTAATGAATCGGACGAGTATATTCTCAGACAACCTATTCAGTCAAAAGAAGATGCAATGGCCGCATGGCAGCAATGGTTGAGATGGGGAGAGAACGATAATATTGGAGCTGGATTGATTGGCGTGATCGCCAGTTTTGGCCTTGGCGATCCAGAGATTATCGACTTTCTGGAATCTTGTACTAGTAGTGGTATTGCGGCAATTCGATCGGCGGCTTCCATTGCCCTCACCAATTTAGCAAATCAAGGCGATGTGCTTGCTCTATTTGCCAGCAGACGTTATCAGCAATATGGACATGAGCGATTCAGCATTCAAGCTAAGCAGGAGCGTGAATTTTATCAAAAACAGGCAGATGCCGCAGGGCTTTCGCTCACAGAGTTTTGCACGATCAAAGAGCAAAAACGAGTTGCTCAATTTGCTACTTCAGCAGAACGTCGCCAAGAGCTAGCAATGCCCTCGCAATTTCAGCCAGGACAACGGGTGCAATGTCTCATCACAGGCTGGCCGCATACAGGCGCATTCGGAACGGTTGAACGCGCTGTCACTAAATACTTTGTGGTGGTTCGGTTTGATAATGGTTACCGCACCATCCAGTCTGATTCTGCCTTTAAGTTGTTAGATCAAGCTCATCCTGAGTCATGAACAGCAACCTCCTACTTATTTAAAAAGCCAATTATTAATTTAAAAAGCCAATTATTAAAAATGCCGATTTAGCTTACCAAAAGAATCCCCTCAGCCATGTCTGCCGTAGGGCAATTGACAAATCCCCCTGGTTTTGGGCGTTATCTTAGACATAGGCGATCGCCGTTTATAGAGGGGCTGTTGAGAAGTTACGCTGTACTAGAATAGAGAGCAGTAGTTGATAATCCGGCTCCATGCAAATCTACTGCACATATCCCTCATCGACAAAAGAAAACCCTCATTTGACCGAATTGTCGCTGTCTTCGGGTGATCGGCTACCACTATCGCTTCATTGTGAAACCTGTGGAATGCCATTGATTTTGAGTGATGGTCGCTACGTTCCGATCGAATCCTTGGGCAATGGGGGATAGGGGGCGCTGGTCTATGGATTGAGGCATCCTACGAGCCCTTCTGCTTGGCGGAGGTAGCAAATCCTGAGTCCTTGCAAAACCTCCAGATCTATTTAGATTGTGGCGACCAAGATTTTCGAAATGAAGGCGTTGCTCTGTTCCATATTCGATTACGACAATTAAAGATAACCCATCAATATCGAGTCCGCTCCGGGAGCCATACCTTGACTTACTGGTGCAGTGGATTAGCCCCCGCCTTAGAATTTATGGGTGCAACGTTCCGTCGATCGTGAATTAGAAACGTCAATGGATTAGCATTAATTCCTATCGATTAATCCGTGGAAAGATAGAGTGCATCAAATCCATTCCTTCATATTCGATAAATTGAAACGCGATTACTTTGGCTTCAATCGTCTTTTTCATAGAGTACCTAGAACATTCATAATTTATTTTGGTTGATTCTGACCCGATCCTCAAAGATCTACTTATCAGTAACATCGAAAATTAGTGGAGATTCGCTACTAGACTTTTCAGATTGACTACTGAATAATTTAATCATTGAAGAGTTCAGGAATGAATCTTTCTAGGTATTGAATCAACTCAATTCGCTGTGGAGTTATATCGGTCTACACTGCCTGATTTAGTTAACTAAATTAGATGGATTTCGAAACCTGAAAAGACGACAAAACACTTGTCTAGTCTGCTTTTCAAAGAGTTTCACTCCACACAAATAAATAGATATCCACCCAGTTTGCAACTGATCAACCATGGTTTCTAATTGTTTAGAAAGCAAGGGTTGAGATGGGTATCTATCTATTTGGTAATTGAACTCATAGATTTGTTGGATGTAAGGAGGGAGAAATGTCTCGGAAGAACCTAGCGCTTTCACGGCGCAAATTTGTGCTGACTGCAAGCGCTACTGCTATGAGTTCGATTCTTCTGAAGGGCTGTATGGGCAATCCGCCTGAAGATCAACCAGCGGTTTCTGGCTCACCCACCGTGGCTGCGGGTTCCGGTGTGAAAGCAGGCGAAGAACCTGAGGTCAAAACTGCGAAGCTGGGCTACCTCCCGATCGTGGAATCTGCGCCCTTAATCATTGCGTCAGCCAAAGGCTTTTTCGCTAAATATGGCATGACCGATGTCAAAGTGGAAAAGCAAGCCAACTGGGGTGCGGCACGGGATAATGTCAAAATTGGCTCCGGTGGTGGCGGAATTGATGGGGGACAGTGGCAAATGCCGATGCCCTACCTGATTACTGAAGGGATTATTACTGATGGGGCAAAAATCCCAATGTATATCCTCTGTCAGCTCAACACTCAGGGCAATGGAATCGCGATCGCGAATAAACACAAAGGGAAAAACGTTGGACTGAAGGCAGATCCAAAGTACTTTGCAGACCTCAAAGCGAGTGGCAATCGGTTCAAGGCCGCCTACACCTTCCCGAAAGCGAACCAAGATTTTTGGATTCGCTATTGGTTAGCGGGGAATGGCATTGATCCCGATTCGGAAGTGGATTTGCTAACGGTTCCTGCATCCCAAACCGTAGCGGATATGAAACGGGGGGCAATGGATGCCTTTAGTACGGGAGATCCCTGGCCCTACCGGATTGTGGCCGATGACATTGGCTTTATCTCAGCCCTCACGTCAGAATTGTGGCAGGCCCATCCAGAAGAATATTTCGCAGTGCGTCAGGATTGGGCTGATAAGCATCCCAAGGCCACAAAAGCACTACTGAAAGCCATCATGGAGGCCCAGCAATGGTGTGATGACTTCAAAAACCGGAAGGAAATGACAGCCATCCTCGCCCAGCGTGAATACTTTGGTGTTCCAGAAAAGGTGCTCGAAGAACCCCTCATGGGTAAATACAATCTGGGTGAACGCACTATCGATGATCCGCAGCAATCGGTTCTTTATTGGAAGGACAAACGAGGCAGCGTGTCCTATCCCTACCAGAGCCATGACCTGTGGTTCCTGACCGAAAGCCATCGTTGGAACTTCCTGGATAAAGGCCAGTATGAGTCTGCGAAAGCCCTGATCAGCAAGGTCAACCGCGAGGATCTCTGGAAGCAATGCGCCCAGGAAATTGGTGTCCCAGCCAGCGACATTCCCAGCGACAAATCTCGGGGTATTGAGGAATTCTTTGATGGCGTGAAGTTTGACCCCGCCAACCCAGAGGCATACCTCAGCAGCCTCAAGATTAAGCGGGTTTAGTGAGTCCGATCTCCCTTCCCACTGCAAGAGCAAGTTTATTAAGGAGAACTTGAATTATGACCATTGCCCAAAAGTGCCCCACCAGTTCGGGCTTCGCCTTGGATGCCAAGCTGCGTCAGCGGATTGATGACTTTTTAACCCCCTTCGTTACATTGTTGATTCTGTTGGCAATCTGGCAGTTTTTCTCATTGTTCAATCAAAATCTTCCTGGCCCAATTCGGGTTGTTCAAGAAACCTGGAAGTTAATTCTCTATCCGTTCTATGACAAAGGTGGTACGGATAAGGGCTTATTCTGGCAGGTGTTTGCCAGCTTGCAACGGGTCGCGATCGGGTATACCTTTGCTGCTATCGTTGGGATTTCCGTTGGCATTATCATTGGCTTAAACAAACGGATCTACAAAGGACTCGATCCGATTTTCCAAATTCTGCGAACCGTCCCGCCCTTGGCTTGGGTGCCGATCGCCCTGGCAGCCCTGCAACAGAACCAACCAGCAGCTTTGTTCGTCATTTTCATTACCGCTGTTTGGCCGATTCTGATTAACACGTCCGTTGGTGTTAAACAAATTCCCCAGGATTACACCAACGTGGCCCAAGTGCTGCAACTGCCCAAGTCAGAGTTTTACTTTAAGATTCTCTTCCCCTCCGCCTTACCCTACATCTTCACCGGCCTCCGCATTGCCATTGGCTTGG
This region includes:
- a CDS encoding CmpA/NrtA family ABC transporter substrate-binding protein → MSRKNLALSRRKFVLTASATAMSSILLKGCMGNPPEDQPAVSGSPTVAAGSGVKAGEEPEVKTAKLGYLPIVESAPLIIASAKGFFAKYGMTDVKVEKQANWGAARDNVKIGSGGGGIDGGQWQMPMPYLITEGIITDGAKIPMYILCQLNTQGNGIAIANKHKGKNVGLKADPKYFADLKASGNRFKAAYTFPKANQDFWIRYWLAGNGIDPDSEVDLLTVPASQTVADMKRGAMDAFSTGDPWPYRIVADDIGFISALTSELWQAHPEEYFAVRQDWADKHPKATKALLKAIMEAQQWCDDFKNRKEMTAILAQREYFGVPEKVLEEPLMGKYNLGERTIDDPQQSVLYWKDKRGSVSYPYQSHDLWFLTESHRWNFLDKGQYESAKALISKVNREDLWKQCAQEIGVPASDIPSDKSRGIEEFFDGVKFDPANPEAYLSSLKIKRV
- the ntrB gene encoding nitrate ABC transporter permease, which gives rise to MTIAQKCPTSSGFALDAKLRQRIDDFLTPFVTLLILLAIWQFFSLFNQNLPGPIRVVQETWKLILYPFYDKGGTDKGLFWQVFASLQRVAIGYTFAAIVGISVGIIIGLNKRIYKGLDPIFQILRTVPPLAWVPIALAALQQNQPAALFVIFITAVWPILINTSVGVKQIPQDYTNVAQVLQLPKSEFYFKILFPSALPYIFTGLRIAIGLAWLAIIAAEIVMSGIVGIGFFIWNAYQNGQVSEIILALVYIGLVGWGLDKLMEWLQSRILPGQR